One genomic segment of Natrialbaceae archaeon AArc-T1-2 includes these proteins:
- a CDS encoding TraB/GumN family protein: protein MSDAGDASVPDPPDPPERERGDVTVLGTAHVSEASVEEVHETVDAERPDVVAVELDESRFRQMQGGTPEDIEARDLLSGNTVFQFLAYWMLSYVQSRLGERFDIEPGADMQAAIDAAERNGSGVALVDRDIQVTIQRFWARLSVSEKLRMVGGLALGITDPRTIGFSLGAGLGVFVGLIFAAFVAPLLGLGETLALGVTDSATLQYVGAGGIGVVGGLLLGLLFLPSLENAPEYTGGLLDGFSMRLFAGAGIGVVGSLALVVTGTGIGPLEATTFESAGTLTIRGSVGALAGLGLGVLVGGMIGIALDALADDPEELDEIDIEQLTDGDVVSAMMEEFRRFSPQGANALIDERDAYIAHKLHALREQGYDVVAVVGAGHKAGIERHLEAPDSLPPMESITGTDSGRRFSVLKVLSYLVMIGFVGFFFLLLMAGVQNTFLLQVFLAWVLFNGVFAFTLARLAGARWTSAGVGGAVAWLTSINPLLAPGWFAGYVELRHRPVNVGDIQLLNDIIGDTEKPIGELFEEMLDVPLFRLIMIVALTNVGSMIATVLFPFVVLPWLAPDIGGVDALMAELLAGAENTLEGIREVIS from the coding sequence ATGAGTGATGCAGGCGACGCGAGCGTTCCGGACCCTCCTGATCCGCCGGAACGCGAGCGTGGCGACGTCACGGTTCTCGGCACGGCACACGTTTCGGAGGCGAGCGTCGAGGAGGTACACGAGACCGTCGATGCGGAGCGACCGGACGTCGTCGCCGTGGAACTCGACGAGAGTCGGTTCCGCCAGATGCAAGGTGGAACCCCCGAGGACATCGAGGCCCGTGATCTGTTGAGCGGCAACACCGTCTTCCAGTTTCTCGCCTACTGGATGCTGTCGTACGTCCAGTCCCGGCTGGGCGAGCGCTTCGACATCGAACCCGGCGCTGACATGCAGGCTGCGATCGACGCCGCCGAGCGAAACGGCTCCGGGGTCGCCCTCGTCGATCGGGACATCCAGGTGACGATCCAGCGGTTCTGGGCCCGGCTTTCGGTTTCCGAAAAACTGAGGATGGTCGGCGGGCTCGCGCTCGGAATCACCGATCCGCGGACGATCGGCTTCTCTCTCGGTGCCGGACTCGGCGTCTTCGTCGGTCTAATCTTCGCCGCGTTCGTCGCGCCGCTTCTCGGGCTGGGCGAGACGCTCGCACTCGGCGTCACTGACTCCGCGACGCTGCAGTACGTCGGCGCGGGCGGGATCGGCGTCGTCGGTGGACTCTTACTCGGACTGCTGTTCTTGCCGTCGCTCGAGAACGCCCCGGAGTACACCGGCGGACTCCTCGATGGCTTCTCGATGCGGCTGTTCGCCGGTGCCGGAATCGGCGTCGTCGGGTCGCTCGCGCTCGTCGTCACCGGAACCGGAATCGGCCCGCTCGAGGCCACCACCTTCGAGAGTGCCGGCACCCTGACGATCCGCGGAAGTGTCGGCGCACTCGCCGGACTGGGACTGGGCGTGCTCGTCGGCGGTATGATCGGAATCGCCCTCGATGCCCTCGCGGACGACCCCGAAGAGCTAGACGAGATCGACATCGAACAGCTGACCGACGGCGACGTCGTCTCGGCGATGATGGAGGAGTTCCGACGCTTCAGTCCCCAGGGCGCAAACGCCTTGATCGACGAACGCGACGCCTACATCGCCCACAAGCTCCACGCGTTACGAGAGCAGGGATACGACGTCGTCGCCGTCGTCGGCGCCGGCCACAAAGCCGGTATCGAACGGCACCTCGAGGCTCCCGACTCGTTGCCGCCGATGGAGTCGATCACCGGCACCGACTCGGGGCGACGGTTCTCGGTGCTGAAAGTCCTTAGCTACCTCGTCATGATCGGCTTTGTCGGCTTTTTCTTCCTGCTTCTCATGGCGGGCGTCCAGAACACCTTCTTGCTCCAGGTGTTTCTCGCCTGGGTGCTGTTCAACGGCGTCTTCGCGTTCACGCTTGCTCGCCTGGCCGGCGCGCGATGGACCAGCGCGGGTGTCGGCGGTGCGGTCGCGTGGCTGACGAGCATCAATCCGCTGCTCGCTCCGGGCTGGTTCGCCGGCTACGTCGAACTGCGCCACCGGCCGGTCAACGTCGGCGACATCCAGCTTCTCAACGACATCATCGGCGACACCGAGAAACCGATCGGGGAGCTGTTCGAGGAGATGCTCGACGTGCCCCTGTTTCGGCTCATCATGATCGTCGCGCTGACGAACGTCGGGAGCATGATCGCGACCGTCCTGTTCCCGTTCGTCGTGTTGCCCTGGCTCGCGCCCGACATCGGCGGTGTCGATGCCCTGATGGCCGAACTGCTCGCCGGTGCCGAGAACACCCTCGAGGGGATCCGGGAGGTGATCTCGTGA
- a CDS encoding acyl-CoA thioesterase — MTDLMETYIENREMVQPNHTNMLGTTHGGTVMKWMDEIGAMSAMRFSGETCVTAWVNQMNFERPIHLGDTAFITSYVYDASETSVNVRLRVYRENLRTGNREKTTESYFVFVAIDDDHNPTSVPELTVATEKGERLRQEAIEGEAGSR, encoded by the coding sequence ATGACCGACCTGATGGAGACCTACATCGAAAACCGCGAGATGGTCCAGCCGAACCACACGAACATGCTCGGGACGACCCACGGCGGGACCGTCATGAAGTGGATGGACGAGATCGGCGCGATGTCCGCGATGCGGTTTTCCGGCGAAACCTGTGTCACCGCCTGGGTCAACCAGATGAACTTCGAGCGGCCGATCCACCTCGGCGACACCGCCTTCATCACCTCCTACGTCTACGACGCGAGCGAGACGAGCGTCAACGTCCGATTGCGCGTCTATCGCGAGAACCTCCGGACCGGCAACCGGGAGAAGACGACCGAATCGTACTTCGTCTTCGTCGCCATCGACGACGACCACAACCCGACGTCCGTCCCCGAACTCACCGTCGCCACCGAGAAGGGCGAACGGCTCCGACAGGAGGCGATCGAGGGCGAGGCTGGCAGCCGGTAA
- a CDS encoding HAD-IIA family hydrolase → MTGYEAAIVDVDGTILRGDRLLEGATDGLAALEAAGISPLLFSNNPTRGGAHYRTRVETHGIEIGPENALTSATVTAEYLAANHHGDAVYLVGEDRLAAILRAAGLSLTDDPTAANLVVGSIDRSFGYDRLEDALVALERDVPFYGTDPDATIPTENGAVPGSGAILAAMEAIAGREPDAILGKPSSIAADAALERLGADPTDTIVVGDRLDTDVALGERAGMTTAVVLTGLTTRADLERSSIEPDHVLESLADLETVLDG, encoded by the coding sequence ATGACAGGCTACGAGGCGGCCATCGTCGACGTCGACGGGACGATCCTCCGCGGCGATCGGCTGCTCGAGGGCGCGACCGACGGGCTGGCGGCGCTCGAGGCGGCGGGGATCTCGCCGCTTCTGTTCTCGAACAACCCGACGCGTGGCGGGGCTCACTACCGAACGCGGGTCGAGACTCACGGGATCGAGATCGGCCCCGAGAACGCGCTCACGTCGGCGACGGTTACGGCCGAGTATCTCGCGGCGAACCACCACGGGGACGCCGTCTACCTCGTCGGCGAGGACCGTCTCGCCGCAATCTTGCGTGCGGCCGGTCTCAGTCTGACCGACGATCCGACGGCGGCGAATCTCGTGGTCGGATCGATCGATCGGTCGTTCGGCTACGATCGCCTCGAGGACGCTCTGGTGGCCCTCGAGCGCGACGTCCCCTTTTACGGCACGGATCCCGACGCGACGATCCCGACCGAGAACGGGGCCGTCCCGGGCTCGGGAGCGATACTGGCCGCGATGGAAGCGATCGCGGGACGGGAGCCGGACGCCATCCTCGGCAAACCGTCGTCGATCGCCGCCGACGCCGCACTCGAACGGCTCGGAGCCGATCCCACGGACACGATCGTCGTCGGCGACCGACTCGACACCGACGTCGCGCTCGGGGAACGAGCCGGGATGACCACCGCCGTCGTCCTGACCGGGCTCACGACGCGAGCCGACCTCGAGCGGTCGTCGATCGAACCGGATCACGTGCTCGAGTCACTCGCCGACCTCGAGACCGTCCTCGACGGGTAG
- a CDS encoding NRAMP family divalent metal transporter, with amino-acid sequence MSLREATLVEDLTGHVQQYGLAFVMVASYFGSGSVFIASQAGVMHGYTLLWAVVGAALLGFMAQDMSARLGIHGDSLMVFVREKLGRPAATAIAIFLSVGCVAWTLGLVAAVGAGVSFLLGGTIPWQPIAVVTTFAAIAVGVLNYDAVENLMIAMMLSLMVVYVIVALPSGADPGGVAVGFVPTMDTFGALAMAAGLLGTTALWPNFFLESILVYQKGWTEKSDLSDARVDLTVGYAVGGVTTIAILIASAALLRPMGYTTLESFITPGEALVEVLGVWAMVLFVGGVIAAAFNSIIPIMWTPAYIVPQAAGYDVSKGDRLFNVIFASLTGIGVLSPAVSWWLELSVVDMVILFPMYNGIFALPVAAVLLFWAVNDRETMGEHRNSRRLNVANAALVFLAIVLAALSVQDFIELITGGGF; translated from the coding sequence ATGAGTCTCCGAGAAGCTACCCTCGTCGAGGATCTGACCGGTCACGTCCAGCAGTACGGGCTGGCGTTCGTGATGGTCGCCAGCTACTTCGGATCCGGGTCGGTGTTCATTGCCAGCCAGGCGGGCGTGATGCACGGATACACGTTGCTGTGGGCCGTCGTCGGCGCCGCGCTGCTCGGGTTTATGGCACAAGACATGAGCGCCCGACTGGGCATTCACGGCGATTCACTGATGGTGTTCGTCCGCGAGAAGCTCGGTCGACCCGCGGCCACAGCGATCGCGATATTCCTGTCGGTCGGCTGCGTAGCGTGGACGCTCGGGCTCGTCGCGGCCGTCGGCGCCGGCGTCTCGTTTCTGCTCGGCGGAACGATTCCCTGGCAACCGATCGCCGTGGTGACGACGTTCGCGGCGATCGCCGTCGGCGTGTTGAACTACGACGCCGTCGAGAACCTGATGATCGCGATGATGCTCTCGTTGATGGTCGTCTACGTCATCGTCGCGTTGCCAAGCGGTGCCGATCCCGGTGGGGTAGCGGTCGGGTTCGTGCCGACGATGGACACGTTCGGCGCGCTGGCGATGGCCGCCGGCTTGCTCGGGACGACCGCGCTGTGGCCGAACTTCTTTCTCGAGTCGATCCTCGTCTACCAGAAGGGGTGGACCGAAAAGAGCGACCTGTCCGACGCGCGCGTGGACCTGACGGTCGGTTACGCGGTCGGCGGGGTGACGACGATCGCTATCCTCATCGCCTCTGCTGCCCTGTTGCGTCCGATGGGGTATACGACCCTCGAGTCGTTCATCACGCCGGGCGAAGCGCTCGTCGAAGTGCTGGGAGTGTGGGCGATGGTGTTGTTCGTCGGTGGCGTGATCGCCGCCGCGTTCAACAGTATCATCCCGATCATGTGGACGCCGGCGTACATCGTTCCGCAGGCTGCCGGCTACGACGTCAGCAAGGGCGATCGCCTGTTCAACGTGATCTTCGCGTCGCTGACCGGCATCGGCGTCCTCTCGCCGGCCGTGAGCTGGTGGCTCGAGCTGTCGGTCGTGGACATGGTGATCCTGTTTCCGATGTACAACGGGATCTTCGCGCTGCCGGTCGCGGCCGTCCTGTTGTTCTGGGCGGTCAACGACCGCGAGACGATGGGTGAACACCGCAACTCGCGGCGGCTGAACGTCGCCAACGCCGCGTTGGTGTTTCTCGCGATCGTGCTGGCGGCGTTGTCCGTCCAGGACTTTATCGAACTCATCACCGGCGGCGGCTTCTAG
- the pan2 gene encoding proteasome-activating nucleotidase Pan2, with product MSRSPSLPDRPRREIDPDLPDDERLEALRDHFTDIVDVHQQLSEQLETAQQRRQDLREKVDRIERENETLKSTSLYIATVEDVLEAEVVVKQHGNNQEVLTEVSPQMHDRLEAGDRVAVNDSFGIQTILNAETDARAQSMEIDESPSVGYEDIGGIDEQIREVREAVEQPLSQPEMFEKVGIDPPSGVLLYGPPGTGKTMLAKAVANQTDATFIKMAGSELVRKFIGEGSRLVRDLFEMAREREPAIIFIDEIDAIASKRTESKTSGDAEVQRTMMQLLSEMDGFEARGDVRIIAATNRFDMLDRAILRPGRFDRLIEVPEPDHEGREQIFEIHTRGMSVAGDVDFDDLADETDGYSGAEIESVATEAGMFAIRNDRTDVQMTDFENALEKIEDDDGSDVISSAGYFYQ from the coding sequence ATGTCTCGAAGCCCGTCTTTACCCGACCGCCCTCGACGTGAGATCGATCCGGACCTCCCGGACGACGAGCGGCTCGAGGCGCTTCGTGATCACTTCACGGACATCGTCGACGTCCACCAGCAGCTTTCGGAACAGCTCGAGACGGCACAGCAGCGCCGGCAGGATCTTCGCGAGAAGGTCGACCGCATCGAACGCGAAAACGAGACGCTAAAGAGTACCTCGCTGTACATCGCGACCGTCGAGGACGTCCTCGAGGCGGAGGTCGTCGTCAAACAACACGGCAACAACCAGGAGGTGTTGACCGAGGTCTCGCCACAGATGCACGACCGCCTCGAGGCGGGCGACCGCGTCGCCGTCAACGACTCTTTCGGTATCCAGACGATCCTGAACGCCGAGACCGACGCCCGCGCTCAGTCGATGGAGATCGACGAGAGCCCGTCGGTCGGCTACGAGGATATCGGCGGCATCGACGAGCAGATCCGCGAGGTGCGTGAGGCCGTCGAGCAGCCGCTTTCTCAGCCGGAGATGTTCGAGAAGGTCGGCATCGATCCGCCCTCGGGCGTGTTGCTGTACGGCCCGCCGGGGACCGGCAAGACGATGCTCGCGAAGGCCGTCGCGAACCAGACCGACGCCACCTTCATCAAGATGGCCGGCTCCGAACTCGTCCGGAAGTTCATCGGCGAGGGGTCGCGGCTGGTCCGTGACCTCTTCGAGATGGCCCGCGAGCGCGAACCCGCAATCATCTTCATCGACGAGATCGACGCCATCGCCTCGAAGCGCACGGAGTCGAAGACCTCCGGTGACGCCGAAGTCCAGCGGACCATGATGCAACTCCTTTCGGAGATGGACGGCTTCGAGGCACGCGGCGACGTTCGGATCATCGCCGCGACGAACCGCTTCGACATGCTCGATCGCGCCATCCTCCGGCCGGGGCGGTTCGATCGCCTCATCGAGGTTCCCGAACCCGACCACGAGGGTCGCGAGCAGATCTTCGAGATCCACACCCGCGGCATGAGCGTCGCCGGCGACGTCGACTTCGACGACCTGGCCGACGAGACGGACGGCTACAGTGGCGCAGAGATCGAAAGCGTCGCCACCGAAGCCGGTATGTTCGCCATCCGCAACGACCGCACCGACGTCCAGATGACCGACTTCGAGAACGCACTCGAGAAGATCGAAGACGACGACGGCAGCGACGTCATCTCCTCTGCTGGCTACTTCTATCAGTAA
- a CDS encoding Glu/Leu/Phe/Val family dehydrogenase, translated as MSEEANPFESLQSQVDDAAEYLDVGDDVIERLKHPERVLETNLTVELDDGSLERFTAFRSQFNGDRGPYKGGIRYHPNVTRDEVTALSGWMVYKCAVVDIPFGGGKGGIVVDPTEYSDSEIERLTRAFAKELRPFIGEDKDIPAPDVNTGQREMNWIKDTYETLENTTEPGVITGKALDSGGSEGRVEATGRSTIIAAREAFDYLGRDLSDATVAIQGYGNAGWIAAKLVEDRGADVVAVSDSSGAIYNADGFDARDVKAFKNETGTVSGYSEANEEFTNEELLTLDVDLLIPAALENAIDADLAEDVSADVISEAANGPLTPAADEVLATEDVLIIPDILANAGGVTVSYFEWVQNRQRFYWSEEKVNEELEGIIVDGFDALTDAYEKHDLETLRQAAYIVAIQRVVDSFEEAGSFP; from the coding sequence ATGTCCGAGGAAGCGAACCCGTTCGAGAGCTTGCAGTCACAGGTCGACGACGCCGCCGAATACTTAGACGTTGGCGACGACGTCATCGAGCGGCTCAAACACCCCGAACGCGTGCTCGAGACGAACCTCACCGTCGAGCTCGACGACGGGTCGCTCGAGCGCTTTACCGCCTTTCGGTCCCAGTTCAACGGCGACCGCGGGCCGTACAAAGGCGGTATCCGGTACCACCCAAACGTCACCCGCGACGAAGTCACGGCGCTGTCGGGATGGATGGTCTACAAGTGTGCTGTCGTCGACATCCCGTTCGGCGGCGGCAAAGGCGGCATCGTCGTCGATCCCACCGAGTACAGCGACAGCGAAATCGAACGGCTCACACGCGCGTTCGCAAAGGAGCTCCGCCCGTTCATCGGCGAGGACAAAGACATTCCCGCACCCGACGTCAACACGGGCCAGCGGGAGATGAACTGGATCAAAGACACCTACGAGACCTTAGAGAACACGACCGAGCCAGGAGTCATCACCGGGAAGGCACTCGACAGCGGCGGCAGCGAGGGTCGCGTCGAGGCGACCGGCCGCTCGACGATCATCGCTGCCCGCGAGGCCTTCGACTACCTCGGGCGTGACCTCTCTGACGCGACCGTCGCCATCCAGGGCTATGGCAACGCCGGCTGGATCGCCGCGAAACTCGTCGAGGACCGTGGGGCGGACGTCGTCGCCGTCTCCGACTCGAGCGGCGCGATCTACAACGCGGACGGGTTCGACGCTCGCGACGTCAAGGCGTTCAAAAACGAGACCGGGACGGTCTCGGGCTACAGCGAGGCCAACGAGGAGTTCACGAACGAGGAACTGCTCACCCTCGACGTCGACCTTCTCATCCCCGCCGCCCTCGAGAACGCAATCGACGCCGATCTCGCCGAGGACGTTAGTGCCGACGTGATCTCAGAGGCCGCAAACGGGCCGCTTACCCCTGCCGCCGACGAGGTGCTGGCAACCGAGGACGTTCTCATCATTCCTGATATTCTGGCAAACGCCGGCGGCGTCACCGTTTCCTACTTCGAGTGGGTCCAGAACCGCCAGCGGTTCTACTGGAGCGAGGAGAAGGTCAACGAGGAACTCGAGGGGATCATCGTCGACGGCTTCGACGCCCTGACCGACGCCTACGAGAAACACGACCTCGAGACGCTCCGGCAAGCGGCGTACATCGTCGCGATTCAACGCGTCGTCGACTCTTTCGAGGAAGCCGGCTCGTTCCCCTGA
- a CDS encoding HpcH/HpaI aldolase/citrate lyase family protein, which translates to MVRRSVMFTPGDRPRMMRTAPESGADVIVFDLEDAVVPDRKADAREAVREVLADPEFDPDCDVCLRVNPIGFGVNDDLEGVLTGDVRLDGVMLPKVESADEVGALSSRLASYDVDVSILALVESARGVLEADAIAAVSETDALIFGAEDFVADVGAIRTRTGAETRYAHQRVVTAAAAFDVDAIDTVFTDLEDEDGLVEATERAIGLGYDGKLAIHPDQVATINEAFTPDPDDLEWARAVLEGEREADVEDRGVFAVDGEMIDAPLIAQAERILERAGAADVDDDAV; encoded by the coding sequence ATGGTTCGCAGAAGCGTCATGTTCACGCCCGGCGATCGACCGAGGATGATGCGAACGGCGCCCGAATCGGGAGCCGACGTGATCGTCTTCGACCTCGAGGACGCCGTCGTACCGGACCGAAAGGCGGACGCACGCGAGGCCGTCCGCGAGGTCCTCGCCGATCCCGAGTTCGATCCCGACTGCGACGTCTGCCTGCGGGTCAACCCCATCGGCTTCGGCGTCAACGACGACCTCGAGGGCGTGCTCACCGGAGACGTCCGTCTCGACGGCGTCATGCTCCCGAAGGTGGAGTCCGCAGACGAGGTTGGAGCGCTGTCGAGTCGGCTCGCGAGCTACGACGTCGACGTTTCGATCCTCGCGCTCGTCGAGAGCGCTCGTGGCGTCCTCGAAGCCGACGCGATCGCGGCCGTCAGCGAGACGGACGCGCTGATCTTCGGGGCCGAAGATTTCGTCGCCGACGTCGGTGCGATCCGCACCCGTACAGGAGCCGAGACACGCTACGCCCACCAACGCGTCGTGACCGCGGCCGCCGCCTTCGACGTCGACGCGATCGACACCGTCTTCACCGATCTCGAGGACGAAGACGGGCTCGTCGAGGCCACCGAACGCGCCATCGGACTCGGCTACGACGGCAAGCTGGCGATCCATCCGGATCAGGTCGCCACGATCAACGAAGCGTTCACGCCGGACCCGGACGACCTCGAGTGGGCCCGGGCCGTCCTCGAGGGGGAACGCGAGGCCGACGTCGAAGATCGGGGCGTCTTCGCCGTCGACGGCGAGATGATCGACGCCCCGCTGATCGCCCAGGCCGAGCGCATCCTCGAGCGCGCCGGAGCAGCCGACGTCGACGACGATGCCGTATAA
- the gdhB gene encoding glutamate dehydrogenase GdhB, with product MASTDPAHEPEEETAVETARRQLERAAAHLDVTESTLERLRRATSVYRTTVPLERDDGSTEVYTAYRAHHDDVRGPYKGGMRYHPGVTEQECIGLAMWMTWKCALMDIPFGGGKGGVVVDPKDLSTDEKERLTRRLAQELRPVIGPMKDIPAPDMGTDPQTMAWFMDAYSMQEGETTPGIVTGKPPVIGGSYGREEAPGRSVGIVTRKALEYDDRDVTETTVAVQGFGSVGANAARYLEDLGADVVAVSDVDGAIYDPAGLDTNDVEDHDERPGMVSGYDAPESLTNEELLTLDVDVLIPAAVGNVLTGENAHEIQADLIVEGANGPATSTADRIFEDREIPVIPDILANAGGVTVSYFEWLQDISRRTWTLSRVNEELENEMLNAWAAMQTEYENRDVTWRDAAYIVALRRVGEAHDMRGLWP from the coding sequence ATGGCTTCTACTGACCCAGCTCACGAACCGGAAGAAGAGACCGCCGTCGAGACCGCCCGCCGCCAGCTCGAGCGGGCGGCCGCTCACCTCGACGTGACCGAGAGCACGCTCGAGCGACTCCGTCGTGCGACGTCCGTCTACCGGACCACGGTTCCGCTCGAGCGCGACGACGGCTCGACGGAGGTGTACACCGCTTACCGGGCTCACCACGACGACGTCCGGGGACCCTACAAAGGCGGGATGCGCTATCATCCAGGCGTCACCGAACAGGAGTGTATCGGGCTCGCGATGTGGATGACCTGGAAGTGTGCGCTGATGGACATCCCCTTCGGCGGCGGCAAGGGTGGCGTCGTCGTCGATCCCAAGGACCTGAGCACAGACGAGAAAGAACGACTCACCCGACGGCTGGCCCAGGAGCTCCGGCCGGTGATCGGACCGATGAAAGACATTCCCGCGCCGGATATGGGGACCGATCCACAGACGATGGCGTGGTTCATGGACGCCTACTCGATGCAGGAAGGCGAGACCACGCCCGGGATCGTCACCGGCAAGCCGCCGGTCATCGGCGGTTCGTACGGTCGCGAGGAAGCCCCCGGTCGAAGCGTCGGCATCGTCACCCGGAAGGCACTCGAGTACGACGATCGCGACGTGACCGAGACGACCGTCGCCGTCCAGGGATTCGGTAGCGTCGGCGCGAACGCGGCCCGCTACCTCGAGGACCTCGGCGCGGACGTCGTCGCCGTCTCGGACGTCGACGGTGCGATCTACGATCCCGCCGGGCTCGACACCAACGACGTCGAGGACCACGACGAACGGCCCGGGATGGTTTCGGGGTACGACGCTCCGGAGTCGCTGACCAACGAGGAACTGCTCACGCTGGACGTCGACGTCCTCATCCCGGCCGCGGTCGGCAACGTCCTGACGGGCGAGAATGCCCACGAGATCCAGGCCGATCTCATCGTCGAGGGCGCGAACGGGCCAGCGACCTCGACGGCCGACCGGATCTTCGAGGATCGCGAGATCCCCGTGATCCCGGACATCCTGGCGAACGCCGGCGGCGTCACCGTTTCGTACTTCGAGTGGCTCCAGGACATCAGCCGCCGCACGTGGACCCTATCGCGGGTCAACGAGGAACTCGAAAACGAGATGCTCAACGCCTGGGCGGCGATGCAAACGGAGTACGAGAATCGCGACGTTACCTGGCGTGACGCCGCGTACATCGTCGCGTTGCGACGGGTCGGCGAAGCCCACGATATGCGCGGTCTCTGGCCGTAG
- a CDS encoding DUF1328 family protein has product MLELALAFFVIAIIAAAVGATGVAGISMSIAKWLVLIFLVLAALSLLL; this is encoded by the coding sequence ATGTTAGAACTCGCGCTCGCGTTCTTCGTCATCGCGATCATCGCCGCTGCCGTCGGTGCGACAGGCGTCGCCGGTATCAGCATGAGCATCGCGAAGTGGCTCGTGTTGATCTTCCTGGTGCTCGCGGCGCTGTCGTTGCTCCTCTAG
- a CDS encoding DUF5658 family protein, with product MTDLEWYLWLLVAISLVGDVVTTFVGLHLGLAESNPIARAAIDGWGLAGMLALKAGAVGVGLACRSLLEPAYRPIVPAGLALPWLVAVVVNMTLISTVV from the coding sequence ATGACTGACCTCGAGTGGTATCTCTGGCTGCTGGTCGCCATCTCGCTCGTCGGCGACGTGGTGACGACGTTCGTCGGACTCCACCTCGGGCTCGCCGAGTCGAATCCGATCGCTCGAGCCGCGATCGACGGCTGGGGGCTGGCCGGAATGCTCGCGTTGAAAGCGGGAGCGGTCGGCGTCGGACTCGCCTGTCGGTCGCTGCTCGAGCCCGCGTACCGGCCAATCGTGCCAGCGGGGCTCGCCCTGCCGTGGCTCGTCGCCGTCGTCGTCAATATGACTCTGATCTCGACGGTGGTTTGA
- a CDS encoding NAD(P)/FAD-dependent oxidoreductase, with the protein MTSELDVIVAGGGLAGLVAARHLAAGGATVAVFERRDEIGGRVRTVERDGYQFDRGFQVLFTAYPAVRRELDLEALDLRTFSPGACIARPGHRSTLSDPLREPTALPATLFNPDLTIGDKLRVLRLRRRLTASDPSSIFDGPDTSIETYLREQGFSKQFRENFVAPFYGGITLDRSLSTSKRVFEYTFRALATGEVGVPAEGMAAIPRQLSRRAREAGATIETDATVTSVSANGQTATVTVAGEKRTADAVVVATDPPTAAELTGLESVPTEARACVTQYYALSEGTDLGTDGRLLLNAGEAGPNQIVPHSEVAPEYAPEDATLVSATFLGDRAESDRELAELTAEALASWYPERLFDRIELVHTERVPFAQFAQPPGVHDDLPDVRDPAGPVYLAGDYTRWSSIQGAIESGRLAARAVLEDR; encoded by the coding sequence ATGACGTCGGAACTGGACGTAATCGTCGCCGGCGGGGGACTCGCCGGGCTCGTCGCCGCCCGCCACCTCGCGGCCGGCGGGGCGACGGTGGCGGTGTTCGAACGCCGCGATGAGATCGGTGGCCGCGTCAGGACCGTCGAACGCGACGGCTACCAGTTCGACCGGGGCTTTCAGGTGTTGTTTACCGCCTACCCGGCCGTCAGACGAGAGCTCGACCTCGAGGCCCTCGACCTCCGGACGTTCTCGCCGGGGGCCTGCATCGCCCGCCCGGGGCACCGATCGACGCTGTCGGATCCGCTTCGCGAGCCGACCGCGCTCCCGGCGACGCTTTTCAACCCCGATCTCACGATCGGCGACAAGCTGCGCGTGCTCCGACTCCGTCGGCGGTTGACGGCGTCGGATCCGTCGTCGATCTTCGACGGACCGGACACCTCGATCGAAACGTACCTCCGCGAGCAGGGGTTCTCCAAACAGTTCCGCGAGAACTTCGTCGCACCCTTTTACGGAGGAATCACGCTCGATCGGTCGCTGTCGACCTCCAAGCGCGTCTTCGAGTACACGTTTCGGGCACTCGCCACGGGCGAGGTCGGCGTCCCCGCAGAGGGGATGGCCGCAATCCCGCGACAGCTCTCGAGACGCGCCCGCGAGGCCGGCGCGACGATCGAGACCGACGCCACGGTGACGTCGGTGTCGGCGAACGGTCAGACGGCGACTGTCACCGTAGCCGGCGAGAAGCGGACGGCCGATGCGGTCGTCGTCGCTACCGATCCGCCGACGGCCGCGGAGCTGACCGGCCTCGAGTCCGTTCCGACCGAGGCGCGTGCCTGCGTGACCCAGTACTACGCGCTGTCCGAGGGAACCGACCTCGGGACCGACGGGCGGCTGCTGTTGAACGCCGGGGAGGCGGGACCGAACCAGATCGTTCCACACAGCGAGGTCGCCCCGGAGTACGCGCCCGAGGACGCGACGCTCGTGAGCGCGACCTTCCTCGGCGACCGCGCGGAAAGCGACCGTGAGCTGGCCGAGCTGACGGCCGAGGCGCTCGCGTCGTGGTATCCCGAACGGCTGTTCGACCGGATCGAACTCGTCCACACCGAGCGGGTACCCTTCGCCCAGTTCGCCCAGCCGCCCGGGGTTCACGACGACCTGCCCGACGTCCGCGATCCCGCCGGCCCGGTGTACCTCGCCGGCGACTACACGCGGTGGTCGTCGATCCAGGGCGCAATAGAAAGCGGCCGCCTGGCGGCACGAGCCGTCCTCGAGGACCGGTGA